TTCTCCAGATCGTCAGCCAGCGTCGAGGGGTACGTGAACGCCCGCCCCTTCGGCAGCACCCCGCCCGCGATGAGCCGCCCCCTGATCTCCGGCGGAGGAAACGTCAGCGGCACGTTCACCATCAGGATCTCCCGGCCGGCCGCCGAGAGGTCGGGGAGGAACGTGCGCTCCTTGATGGACTTGTAGGTCACCGGGTACTGCTTGTGCGTTCCCGGCACGCTCTCCAGGATGTCGAACACCCCGTGGTCGGCCGGATCGACCCCGGTGAGGAAGGACGGCCAGGCCGCCCAGGAATGGGTGGGGATGGTCGAACGCAGGACCCCCTTCGCGCCCCGGCCGATGAGCGCCGCCAGGTTCGGCAGCGCGCCCTGCTCCAGGAGCGGGTCGAGGATCCTCCAGTCGGCGCCATCCCACCCCACGAGAAGGACTCGAGGCATGTTCGTGTCTCCAGGTGTCGGTGGGCGCCCGCGAGCCGTCATCGCTCCCGCGAGCCCGACCAGTGTAGGAAACGGCACCGGTGGGCACCAATCCCGGCTCGAGCCGCCGCTCAGCGGGCGGTGCACACGCCGAGCCGAGCCCATGGTTGACGACCTCCCCGGGTACCCTGTATATATCGAGTCGATATATGGACCCGATATATCGGGTCGATCTATTCGGAAGGGACGAACGTGCTCGAACTCGCCATTCTCGGCCTGCTGAAGGAGCGGTCGATGCATGGATACCAGCTGAACCAGCGCCTCGCCGACACCCTGGGAGGGTTCTGGAAGGTGTCCTACGGCTCGCTGTACCCGACCCTGCGCCGCCTCGAGCGTGAAGGCGCCGTGGAGCCCGTGTTCGCCAAGGAGGAGGTCGGGCGGCGCAAGAACGTCTACCGCATCACCGAGAAGGGCGAGAAGCTCTTCTACGACCTGCTCCAGGAGGCCGGGCAGGAGTCCTGGGAGGACAACCGGTTCCGGGTCCGCCTGGCCTTCTTCAAGTACCTGAAGCCGGACACCCGGCTCCGCCTGCTGGAGAAACGGCGGGCCTACCTGGAGGACCGGCTGTCGTCGATCCGGGCATCGCTCACCAAGACTCGCGAGCGCATCGACGCCTACACGGAGTCGCTGATGAAGCACGGCGCCGACGCCACCGAGCAGGACATCGCGTGGCTGGACGGCCTCATCAAGAGCGAGCGCCGGAAGGTGCAGGCAGGCGGGACGGCGAAGGAGGGGGGCCGGCGCCGACCCAGCTCGAGTTTCCCCACGAAGGAGCGTGCAACGTGAAGAAGATCCGTCTGGCCATCGTCGGGGTGGGCAACTGCTCCGCCGCCCTCGTCCAGGGCCTGGAGTTCTACAAGGACGCCCCGCGGGGCGCCGACGTCCCCGGGCTCATGCACGTGACCGTGGGCGACTACCACGTGTCCGACGTGGAGGTGGCCGCGGCCTTCGACGTGGACGCCAAGAAGGTGGGCAAGGACGTCTCCGAGGCCATCATCTCCGAGCCCAACAACACCATCCGGTTCGCGGACGTCCCGCCGCTCGGCGTCGAAGTCCTCCGCGGTCCGACCCTGGACGGGCTCGGGAAGTACTACCGGGAGATCATCGAGGAGTCGGACACGTCGCCGGTCGACGTGGCCGCGGCCATGCGGGAGGCCGAGGTCGACGTGGTGGTCAGCTACCTCCCCGTCGGCAGCGAGCAGGCCACGCGGTACTACGCGCAGGCCGCCATCCACGCGGGCGCGGCGTTCGTGAACTGCATCCCGGTGTTCATCGCCTCGGACCGTGAGTGGGCGAAGAAGTTCGCCGACGCGGGACTGCCCATCGTGGGCGACGACATCAAGAGCCAGGTCGGCGCCACCATCATCCACCGGGTCCTGGCGAAGCTGTTCGAGGACCGAGGGGTGCCCGTCGAGCACACCTCGCAGCTCAACTTCGGCGGCAACATGGACTTCCTCAACATGCTGGAGCGGGAGCGCCTGGTCTCGAAGAAGAAATCCAAGACGCAGGCCGTGACCTCGCAGATCGGCCGGGACATCGGCAAGGACAACGTCCACATCGGCCCGTCGGACCACGTGCCGTGGCTGGCCGACCGGAAGTGGGCCCACATCCGGATCGAGGGCCGCGAGTTCGGCGACGTTCCGGTGACGGTCGAGCTGAAGCTCGAGGTGTGGGACAGCCCGAACTCCGCCGGCATCGTGATCGACGCCGTGCGGTGCGCCCGGGTGGCCCTGGACCGCGGGGTGTCCGGCCCGCTCATCGGGCCCTCGGCCTACTTCATGAAGTCGCCGCCGGTGCAGTTCTCCGACGACGCGGCCCGAGAGATGGTCGAGCAGTTCATCCTCGGCAACGGCGCCTCCAAGGCCGCCGACTGGAGCGAGTTCTTCGACGTCCAGCCGGCGTAGCGCCGGATCGATCAGCCGCGGGACCTCAACGACCCGACCGGGGGGCCCTCCGGGGAAGGGCGCCGGTGCGATGGGCGAGTTCGATCATCTGTTCGAGCCAGGCAAGGCGCTGGGCATGTGTGGCCGAGAGCCCCAGGGTCCACTGCACGCGGCGGTGCTCCTCCCAGCTCGCTCTCCAGTCACCGCGATCCTGGTGCTGCTCAGCCATCGTGCTCCTGACGGCGCTCCATGATCGCCTCCAACGCTTCGATGTCCAGCAGATCCTCGGGACGGCCGGCCACCCGCTTCAGGGCGATGAGGTCGGGGATGGAGGCCACCCGAGCCGTGGTCCCCGCGAGCTGGACCATCTCGGACCGGCCCCACAGCTCCTCGAAGTCGACCGGGTTGTCCGCGAACAGGTCCACCGAGCGCAGCGGGTTCGCCGGATCCCACATCGAGAACACCTGCATCCCCTGCTCTGCCATCCATCTGGCCCGGGTCTCCTCGTCGGCGAACTCGAACGGATCCACCGGCGCCCGGGGCCGCATCCCCAGCTCGACGAGCGTGTCGATGGCCTTCCTCGCGGCCGGCGGGGAGAGGTCGATCGCCAGGTCGAGATCGGCGGTCAGGCGGGCATGCCCATGGAGGACGACGGCCACCCCTCCCACGACCACGTAGCGAATATCGTTGCGGTTCAGCGCCTCGAAGATAGGCTCGAACAGCGGCACGGCCCGACTATAGAGTGCCGGATGAGCCGGCAGCCGGGGGGGCGATGAAGGGGTCGGCGGCGCGGGCGCGGGAAACCCTGCGCTCGTCCGACTTCCGGCGGCTGTTCGCGGCCCGGATCGCCAGCCAGCTGGGGGACGGGCTGTTCCAGGCCGTCATCGTGGCCGCGGTGGTGTTCTCGCCGGAGAAGCAGAGCACTACCGTCGGGTTCGCCAGGGCCACCGCCGTCCTCGTCGTCCCCTACTCCGTGCTGGGACCGTTCGCCGGCGTGTTCATCGACCGGTGGCGGCGTCGCCGCATCCTGGTCGTGACGCCACTGCTGCGGGCCGCCGCCGCGCTGCTGCTGCTCCCCGGAGCCGGCGCCGCCGTCCCTTTCTACGCCGGCGCGCTCATCGTGCTCTCGGCGAACCGCTTCTTCCTGGTCACCGCGGGCACCGTCACCCCCAAGCTGGTGGTGTTCGAGGACCTGCTGGTGGCGAACTCGTTGAACAGCGTGGGCGGGACGCTGGCGACGATCGTGGGCGTCGCCGCGGGCGGCCTGATGACGGACGCGTTCGGCGCACCCCCCACCATCGCGCTCACGGTCTTGCTGTGGGGGCTGGCGTCCCTCATCGCGTCGACCATCCGAACGAACCTGTCCGCGGCGCGGCGCCCGGAGGCGGCCCTGCGCCGGGAGCTGGCCCGGGTGGCCGGGGAGCTTCGCGACGGGACCCGCCGCCTGTGGAACACTCCGCGGGCTCTCGGCCCCATCACCTCCTATACCGTGGACCAGTTCCTCCAGGGCCTGATCCTGGTGATCTCGTTCGTGGTGTTTCGGGACCGGTTCCGGGAGGGCGTCGGCTCGTTCTCGTTCCTGATCGGCGCGTCGGCGGTGGGCGGGTTCGCCGGCATGGCCACCGTCGGTTGGCTGGAGTCGCGCCTGCGGAAGCCGGCCATGGTGGCGGTGGCGTTCCTGGTCTCGGGCATCCCGCTGCTCGCGCTGTCGGGGTTCATCACCAGGATCTCGGTGGTGGTGGCGAGCTTCTTCCTGGGGCTGGGGTTCGCCTGGAAGAAGATCCCCATCGACACGATGGTCCAGCAGGCCATCCCCGACGCGTTCCGGGGACGGGTGTTCGCCGTCTACGACGTGGCGCAGAACATGGCCCGGGTGGTGGCGGCGCTCATCGCCATCGCCGTGGTACGGAGCTCAACCGTCGGGCTCGACATCGCGGTGGCCGGCGCGATCATGGTGGCGTACGCGCCCGTGCTGCCGCGGTGGGTCCGCCGAAGCACCTCGCTGGAGGTCCGCTCGTACGCTGGCGCTCGCGCCGACGAGCAGCCGCGCTCGGTGGTGATGGCGGGGGTCGAGGAACCCGTGGAGGTGGAGCGGGCCTGGCGCGAGGAGCGGGCGGGCGCGCGGCTGCTGTGCTTCCAGCTTCGGCTGCCGGACGGCTCCCGGATCGAGGTGTCCCGGCCCGAGGACGGCGAGCAGTGGCGCCTGGACCGCGAGCTTCCGGCCTGACCGTCATGGAGCGAGCGGATCATCGCGTCCGTCCGTATCGGGTGGGGGCAGGCTGTCGCAACGGGCGAAGGTGGCGTGTGGGTCATCGACTTCTGGCGAGACACTGTTTCGAGGATCGACCCGGCGACGAACAGGGAGGTGGCGATCATCCCGTTGCGACTGCCGTTCGCGGTGTGTGAACATTGCCCCGGTGCCCACGACTTCCTGCCGTACGACCTGGCAACCGGCGCAGGCGGGGTGTGGGTAACGACGGGTCGGGGGGCGGTCGCTCGTATCGATCCTCCAAACGACTCCGTGGCTGCGTACATCCGGATCCGGGGTGAGACAGGAGACGTCGCCGTCGCCGAGAACCGAGTCTGGATGAGCGCCGGCGCCCTCGGCGTACGGGTAATCGATCCCGCCACGAACAGGGTCGTGGAGAAGATCCCCATCGTCGACGGGCGCCATCCCGTCCAGGCTGGCGTGACAGCGTTCGGCGGTACCCTCTGGGCGGCTGGGAACGACCTGCGACGCACGGGAGACCCGGGCAACCCTTACGAGCTGTCCAGTGGCGGCGGAGGCACCGTCGTCCGCATCGATCCCGTCAGCGCACGGGTCATCGCAACGATCCACGTCGGCCAGCACGTTTTCCTGCGGGCGGCAGATCAGGACTCGGCGTGGGTGCTGGTAGGTCCGCCCCGGCGCGACGACGTCTACCGGATCGACGCAGGGGACAATCGGCTCTCCGGCCCGTTCCATCTTCCCGGTGCGCTGCTCGCCGTCGGCTATGGATCGGGCTGGGTTTTTTCCGCAGACCACACGATCGAGCGAGTGGCCTTGCCTGGATAGAGGTTCCCGGAAGTTCCTCAGAACACGTGCGGGCACCACGGCGCCGGGTCCCAAGCGAACATGGCGCTCGCCCTGGCCAGCGCACCGTCGGTGCGCTCCTCCACCCGGCCCGCCGAGCCGAGCGTCCGGAGCGAGATCCCGCCCAGGTATGCCGCGCCGAGGTCGGCCGCGGAGAGCACCAGGTCGGGTTCCTCCGAGGTCTGCTCGCAGGTGGCGATGCCAGGCCCGCCTTCGAGGACGTAGCGGCCATCGTTCCACGGACACACCGGGTCGCGAACCTCGAAGGTCACCCGACCGGCCGCCGCGTACATCCGCGACGCCAGGGCCGTCGGCACATCCACCAGCCGGAACCACAGGCCGTCTCCGACCGTCAGGCGCAACCGGCGGGGATCCTCCAGCATGTGGAACAGCGGCTCGTCGGGAGGACGCCCGTGGCCCTGGATCCTGGCCACAAGGTCCACCCCCAGGCAGAATCGCCACAGGTCCCGATAGGCGTCGTCCGTGGCCGCGACAAGCTCATCGACCGCGAGCACGCCGGCCGGCGTCTCCTCCGGCCAATCGCCTCGGATGCGATACGCCACGTAGCCGTCGGAGCCGTCCCACGAGTCGTGCACCGCGAAG
Above is a genomic segment from Actinomycetota bacterium containing:
- a CDS encoding PadR family transcriptional regulator, translated to MLELAILGLLKERSMHGYQLNQRLADTLGGFWKVSYGSLYPTLRRLEREGAVEPVFAKEEVGRRKNVYRITEKGEKLFYDLLQEAGQESWEDNRFRVRLAFFKYLKPDTRLRLLEKRRAYLEDRLSSIRASLTKTRERIDAYTESLMKHGADATEQDIAWLDGLIKSERRKVQAGGTAKEGGRRRPSSSFPTKERAT
- a CDS encoding inositol-3-phosphate synthase is translated as MKKIRLAIVGVGNCSAALVQGLEFYKDAPRGADVPGLMHVTVGDYHVSDVEVAAAFDVDAKKVGKDVSEAIISEPNNTIRFADVPPLGVEVLRGPTLDGLGKYYREIIEESDTSPVDVAAAMREAEVDVVVSYLPVGSEQATRYYAQAAIHAGAAFVNCIPVFIASDREWAKKFADAGLPIVGDDIKSQVGATIIHRVLAKLFEDRGVPVEHTSQLNFGGNMDFLNMLERERLVSKKKSKTQAVTSQIGRDIGKDNVHIGPSDHVPWLADRKWAHIRIEGREFGDVPVTVELKLEVWDSPNSAGIVIDAVRCARVALDRGVSGPLIGPSAYFMKSPPVQFSDDAAREMVEQFILGNGASKAADWSEFFDVQPA
- a CDS encoding MFS transporter, which produces MKGSAARARETLRSSDFRRLFAARIASQLGDGLFQAVIVAAVVFSPEKQSTTVGFARATAVLVVPYSVLGPFAGVFIDRWRRRRILVVTPLLRAAAALLLLPGAGAAVPFYAGALIVLSANRFFLVTAGTVTPKLVVFEDLLVANSLNSVGGTLATIVGVAAGGLMTDAFGAPPTIALTVLLWGLASLIASTIRTNLSAARRPEAALRRELARVAGELRDGTRRLWNTPRALGPITSYTVDQFLQGLILVISFVVFRDRFREGVGSFSFLIGASAVGGFAGMATVGWLESRLRKPAMVAVAFLVSGIPLLALSGFITRISVVVASFFLGLGFAWKKIPIDTMVQQAIPDAFRGRVFAVYDVAQNMARVVAALIAIAVVRSSTVGLDIAVAGAIMVAYAPVLPRWVRRSTSLEVRSYAGARADEQPRSVVMAGVEEPVEVERAWREERAGARLLCFQLRLPDGSRIEVSRPEDGEQWRLDRELPA